A region of Lycium barbarum isolate Lr01 chromosome 1, ASM1917538v2, whole genome shotgun sequence DNA encodes the following proteins:
- the LOC132601234 gene encoding protein EDS1L-like produces the protein MVRLAEGIEVKDELIKKACNLATEAHNLSSGKPYIYKKKSGSMEAVFGFAGTWSPDGWYSSTSFGETKINRTLYPSLRNVGTDEVAMVNKAFYSRFEDILNKSSLKNEVEKAMSDGKQIVFAGHSSGGPIAILAALWCLEYCRTRPNDNLVYPYCMTFGSPLVGDRIWSHALKRENWARYFMHFVMKYDVVPRMMLAPLSSIQELVQEIFAFINPKSQSYQHEAFVRSSNASNFFMTVMRSASSVASYVACNLQGCTNLLLETVSNIVQLSPYRPFGTYIFCTGNGKLVVIENPDAVLQLLFYSSQMSSEAEAAAVIARSLNEHLLYRNEMQDSLEMQDVVYLNNLTDIPLSSNVIPSDEILAMNSALNDLGLSTRARLCLRAAGEWEKQKKKNEEKIDLNKKSIKEGLSKIQEYQTKCDIHKVGYYDAFKLQENIDDFNANVKRLELAGIWDEIIEMLKRYELPDSFEGRKEWIQLGTQFRRQVEPLDIANYYRHLKNEDTGPYMIRARPKRYRFTQRWLEHADGVQTDARSESCFWAEVEELRNKPPFTEVQNRVLSLETKAWGWFQSGLLRNDVFFPESTFTKWWKTLPDQHRQASWISSQINS, from the exons ATGGTGAGACTTGCAGAGGGTATAGAAGTCAAAGATGAGCTGATCAAGAAAGCTTGTAACTTAGCCACGGAAGCTCACAATTTGTCTTCTGGGAAGCCTTATATTTACAAGAAAAAAAGTGGGTCGATGGAGGCTGTTTTTGGTTTTGCTGGAACCTGGTCTCCTGATGGTTGGTACAGTAGCACTTCTTTTGGAGAGACAAAGATTAACCGCACTCTGTATCCATCTTTGAGAAATGTTGGTACAGATGAGGTAGCTATGGTGAATAAAGCATTTTACAGCAGATTTGAAGACATATTGAACAAATCTTCACTTAAAAATGAG GTGGAGAAAGCAATGTCAGATGGAAAACAGATAGTGTTTGCAGGCCATTCGTCCGGTGGCCCTATAGCTATTTTGGCAGCCCTCTGGTGTCTGGAATATTGCCGCACAAGACCAAATGACAACCTAGTTTATCCATACTGTATGACTTTTGGATCCCCTCTTGTTGGTGACAGAATATGGTCTCATGCCCTCAAGCGCGAAAATTGGGCTCGTTACTTCATGCATTTTGTCATGAAGTATGACGTTGTCCCCCGTATGATGCTTGCTCCCCTTTCATCAATTCAAGAATTGGTTCAAGAAATCTTTGCCTTCATCAATCCGAAATCCCAGTCTTATCAGCACGAGGCTTTTGTAAGATCGAGTAATGCATCGAATTTCTTTATGACTGTAATGAGAAGTGCATCTTCTGTTGCAAGCTATGTTGCATGTAATCTGCAGGGATGTACAAACTTGCTGTTAGAAACTGTTTCAAACATTGTTCAACTCAGCCCTTACAGACCATTTGGAACTTACATCTTCTGCACTGGAAACGGGAAACTGGTGGTAATTGAGAATCCAGATGCTGTTCTGCAGCTACTGTTCTATTCCTCTCAAATGAGTTCTGAAGCAGAAGCTGCAGCAGTCATTGCCAGAAGCTTAAACGAACATCTGTTATACAGAAACGAAATGCAGGACAGCTTAGAGATGCAAGATGTGGTTTATCTCAATAATCTTACTGATATTCCTTTGTCTTCAAATGTCATTCCAAGTGATGAAATTTTAGCTATGAATTCAGCCCTGAATGACCTTGGCTTG AGTACAAGAGCAAGGTTGTGTCTTCGTGCAGCAGGAGAGTGGGAGAAGCAGAAAAAGAAGAACGAGGAAAAGATTGATCTGAATAAGAAGAGCATCAAGGAAGGATTAAGCAAGATACAGGAGTACCAGACCAAGTGTGATATCCATAAAGTTGGGTATTATGATGCATTCAAGCTTCAAGAAAACATTGATGACTTCAATGCTAATGTGAAAAGACTTGAGCTAGCTGGAATATGGGATGAGATCATTGAAATGTTGAAAAGGTATGAACTCCCAGATAGCTTCGAGGGAAGAAAGGAGTGGATACAACTAGGGACACAGTTTCGCAGGCAAGTTGAGCCCTTGGATATTGCAAACTATTACAGGCACCTGAAGAATGAAGATACTGGACCTTACATGATTAGGGCTAGGCCTAAGCGTTATCGGTTCACACAGAGATGGTTAGAGCATGCTGACGGAGTGCAAACAGATGCGCGTTCCGAGAGTTGTTTTTGGGCAGAAGTGGAGGAACTAAGAAACAAGCCGCCATTCACAGAGGTGCAAAACAGGGTTTTGAGTTTAGAAACAAAGGCGTGGGGCTGGTTCCAGAGTGGCCTTTTGCGAAATGATGTTTTCTTCCCCGAGTCTACCTTTACCAAATGGTGGAAAACACTCCCTGATCAGCACAGACAGGCATCTTGGATATCGAGTCAAATAAATTCTTAG